In Microbacterium laevaniformans, a single window of DNA contains:
- the glgB gene encoding 1,4-alpha-glucan branching protein GlgB, translating to MSDISDQVLDTVATGSYHAPHDILGPHRRADGSWVIRARRPMASSVTAVADDGTEIPLEHVRAGIWEGQSPAQPRAYELVATYEGGADYRVDDPYRHLPTLGDVDRYLIAEGRHEQLWQALGAHVRHYDGISGVSFAVWAPNARAVRVVGDFNAWDGQGHALRSLGSSGVWELFVPGLAAGAVYKYEILTRHGGWILKADPMAQRAEVPPATGSVVTESAYSWGDEEWMAARAGRDVLSQPMSTYELHLGSWRPGLGYRDAAEPLIAYLTETGYTHVEFLPLAEHPFGGSWGYQVSGYYAPTSRFGSPDDLRHLIDRLHQAGFGVIMDWVPGHFPKDAFALARFDGDPLYEHPDPRRGEHKDWGTLIFDYGRNEVRNFLVANALYWLEEFHVDGLRVDAVASMLYLDYSREAGEWEPNIYGGRENLEAIRFLQEVNATAYKRYPGIAMIAEESTSYPGVTAPTSAGGLGFGLKWNMGWMNDSLEYIKRDPMYRGHHEGELSFSFVYAFSEHFVLPISHDEVVHGKGTLFTRMPGDHWQKLANTRAFLAYMWGHPGKQLLFMGQDFGQLSEWSEGRGLDWWMLDQPPHRQLLDFVAALNRVYRENSPLWARDSDGSAFRRLGAPTWNPNVIAFARDDDRGNTVVVICNFSGVPLHDYALDLPAGGAWRELLNSDAESYGGSGVGNFGTVHADDNGRATLVLPPLGVLWLGRPA from the coding sequence ATGAGCGACATCTCCGACCAGGTCCTGGACACGGTCGCGACGGGCTCCTACCACGCCCCGCACGACATCCTCGGCCCGCATCGACGCGCCGATGGGTCCTGGGTGATCCGCGCACGTCGGCCGATGGCTTCATCGGTCACGGCCGTAGCGGACGACGGCACCGAGATCCCGCTCGAGCACGTGCGCGCCGGAATCTGGGAGGGCCAGAGCCCCGCGCAGCCCCGCGCGTACGAACTGGTGGCCACCTACGAGGGCGGCGCCGACTACCGCGTCGACGATCCGTACCGTCATCTTCCGACCCTGGGCGACGTCGATCGTTATCTGATCGCCGAAGGTCGCCATGAGCAGCTCTGGCAGGCACTCGGCGCGCACGTGCGTCATTACGACGGCATCAGCGGCGTGTCGTTCGCTGTCTGGGCGCCGAATGCGCGCGCTGTGCGTGTCGTCGGCGACTTCAACGCGTGGGACGGCCAGGGGCACGCGCTGCGCAGCCTCGGCTCCAGCGGTGTCTGGGAGTTGTTCGTGCCCGGGCTCGCGGCCGGCGCGGTCTACAAGTACGAGATCCTCACGCGCCACGGCGGCTGGATTCTCAAGGCCGATCCGATGGCCCAGCGTGCCGAGGTTCCGCCGGCGACCGGATCCGTCGTCACCGAAAGCGCGTACAGCTGGGGCGACGAGGAGTGGATGGCCGCCCGCGCCGGCCGCGATGTCCTGTCCCAGCCGATGTCGACGTACGAGCTCCACCTCGGGTCGTGGCGACCCGGACTCGGCTACCGGGACGCGGCCGAGCCCCTGATCGCCTACCTCACCGAGACCGGATACACCCATGTCGAGTTCCTGCCCCTGGCCGAGCATCCGTTCGGTGGCTCGTGGGGGTATCAGGTCAGCGGCTACTACGCTCCGACGAGCCGCTTCGGCAGTCCCGACGACCTGCGCCACCTGATCGACCGACTGCACCAGGCCGGCTTCGGCGTCATCATGGACTGGGTTCCGGGCCATTTCCCGAAGGATGCGTTCGCGCTCGCCCGTTTCGACGGTGACCCGCTGTACGAGCACCCCGATCCCCGCCGCGGCGAGCACAAGGACTGGGGCACGCTCATCTTCGACTACGGCCGCAATGAGGTGCGCAACTTCCTGGTGGCCAACGCCCTCTACTGGCTGGAGGAGTTCCACGTCGACGGTCTGCGGGTGGATGCCGTGGCCTCGATGCTCTATCTCGACTATTCGCGCGAAGCCGGCGAGTGGGAGCCGAACATCTACGGCGGTCGCGAGAACCTGGAGGCCATCCGGTTCCTTCAGGAGGTCAACGCCACCGCATACAAGCGTTACCCCGGCATCGCCATGATCGCGGAGGAGTCCACCAGCTACCCGGGCGTCACGGCGCCCACGAGCGCCGGAGGCCTCGGCTTCGGTCTCAAGTGGAACATGGGCTGGATGAACGACTCGCTGGAATACATCAAGCGTGACCCCATGTACCGCGGCCATCATGAGGGCGAACTGTCCTTCTCCTTCGTGTACGCCTTCAGCGAACACTTCGTCCTTCCGATCAGCCATGACGAGGTCGTTCACGGGAAGGGGACGCTGTTCACACGGATGCCGGGTGATCACTGGCAGAAGCTCGCCAACACCCGCGCCTTCCTGGCGTACATGTGGGGTCATCCGGGCAAGCAGCTGCTGTTCATGGGCCAGGACTTCGGGCAGCTGTCCGAATGGTCGGAGGGACGAGGACTGGACTGGTGGATGCTCGATCAGCCGCCGCACCGTCAGCTCCTCGACTTCGTGGCTGCGCTCAATCGCGTCTACCGGGAGAACTCACCGTTGTGGGCGCGCGACAGCGACGGCTCCGCCTTCCGGCGCCTCGGGGCCCCCACCTGGAACCCGAACGTCATCGCCTTCGCGCGGGATGACGACCGGGGCAACACCGTGGTCGTCATCTGCAACTTCTCCGGTGTTCCCCTTCACGATTACGCCCTGGACCTGCCCGCCGGCGGAGCGTGGCGGGAACTGCTCAACTCCGATGCGGAATCCTACGGCGGCTCCGGAGTGGGCAACTTCGGGACCGTGCACGCCGATGACAACGGGCGCGCGACGCTCGTTCTGCCGCCGCTCGGCGTGCTCTGGCTCGGCCGCCCGGCGTAG
- a CDS encoding tetratricopeptide repeat protein, whose protein sequence is MSDPTSGAVLRGAVDLSSLRSRPSAPAGSATAPSAGPGPSLIFDATDESFGQVLELSRSVPVVVDLWAEWCGPCKQLSPILEKVVTELDGRVVLAKVDVDANPQLAQGFRAQSIPMVVALVAGQPVPLFTGAVPEQQVRDVFAQLLQLAAQNGVTGTVPVDGAESAEPDEPVLPPRHQEAFDAIEAGDYARAVSAYEAALAENPRDEEARAGLGQVRLLQRVQGLDLQQARDAAASAPTDIEAQFAVADLDIAGGHVDDAFARLLDLFAALPSDERGAVRDRLIELFGLIGNSDARVIRARGQLSSLLF, encoded by the coding sequence GTGAGCGATCCCACCTCGGGCGCCGTGCTGCGCGGTGCCGTCGACCTGTCGTCTTTGCGTTCGCGCCCGTCGGCACCCGCCGGCTCCGCAACGGCGCCCTCAGCGGGCCCCGGCCCGTCGTTGATCTTCGATGCGACCGACGAGAGCTTCGGTCAGGTGCTCGAGCTGTCGCGATCCGTGCCGGTCGTGGTGGATCTGTGGGCCGAGTGGTGTGGCCCCTGCAAGCAGCTGAGCCCGATTCTCGAGAAAGTCGTGACCGAGCTCGACGGACGTGTGGTGCTCGCCAAGGTCGACGTGGATGCGAACCCTCAGCTCGCCCAGGGCTTCCGCGCGCAGTCGATCCCCATGGTCGTCGCCCTTGTTGCGGGGCAGCCCGTTCCGCTGTTCACCGGCGCGGTGCCGGAGCAGCAGGTCCGCGACGTCTTCGCCCAGCTGCTGCAGCTGGCAGCCCAGAACGGCGTCACAGGCACCGTCCCCGTCGACGGCGCCGAGTCGGCTGAACCCGATGAGCCCGTCCTGCCCCCGCGGCACCAGGAGGCGTTCGATGCGATCGAGGCGGGTGACTACGCGCGCGCCGTTTCGGCGTATGAGGCGGCGCTCGCGGAGAACCCGCGCGACGAGGAGGCTCGGGCCGGTCTCGGCCAGGTACGTCTCCTGCAGCGCGTGCAGGGCCTGGATCTCCAGCAGGCGCGGGATGCCGCGGCATCCGCGCCCACCGACATCGAGGCCCAGTTCGCCGTCGCCGATCTCGACATCGCCGGCGGTCACGTCGACGACGCGTTCGCGCGCCTGCTCGATTTGTTCGCGGCGCTGCCGTCCGATGAGCGCGGCGCCGTCCGCGATCGCCTCATCGAGCTCTTCGGACTCATCGGGAACAGCGACGCGCGCGTCATCCGTGCCCGCGGCCAGCTGAGCTCACTGCTGTTCTGA